The window GCTGTGATCACCACCGGCGTAGCCGCTCTCTTTTACAACAAAGGAGCCCGGGTGCGCATCGCCGGTGTATTTTCATCCCCTTTGTGGGTGGTGAGTGAAAAGACACATGGGGAGACACCGCTCCGGGGCACGCTGCTCTTCCCGTTCGGCCCGGGGGAGATGCCTGAACTCTTATTCCAGGCCGCCATGGGCGACAGCACGCCGGCACTTGCCACCGGGCATACGGGGGGCGCCCTGGAGGCGGTCAACCGCCTGCTCATGGCCAGAGCCGAACACGCCCTGCTGGCGGAACCGGCCGCATCCATGGCGGTCATCCGTTCCCGGGAACGCAGTGACGGCCCCCAGCTGTTCAAGCACCTGGATATGCGCAATATCTGGGCGGAACGGTTCAACAACCGGCCGTTATGTGCGTCATCCTTTGCGATTTTTGATGATGCCGTGGACTGCCCGGAACGGATAAGGGGAATCATCAAAGGCTACGGCCTTGCCCTTGAATGGATTGCCGCCCACCCGGAAGAGGCCATGTCCGTCGTAAGGAAGAAGATCCCGGCCCTGGCCGACCAGTCGGCAGGCCTGTCCGGAAATGCCGGGGTTATTCACACCGATGCCGCCACGTTTGATGCCACCGGCTTTTTCCTTGGAAAAATATATGCCATGGACCCCGGGGCCGTGGGCGGGAAACTGCCCGGCTCAGGCCTTTTTCTGGACCTGGCCCGGGCAACGCAAGGACCTTAAATGACACCCGGGATGAAGAAACCCCGCGTGACAGCGCTGCTGTGTACCCTTCTTGGCATCGCAGCCCTTGCATTCGCCTGGCACCTGGCAAGCCAGAGGTTTTCAGGCCTTGTGGTCCCCCGGCCGCTGGAAACCCTGGGGGCCGGGGTGCACCTGCTGTCTGACACTGATTTTTTGAGCCGCCATTTGTGGATCAGTCTGGAGCGGATGTCCGCAGCCCTTGGGGCCGGCATCATGATCGGCGGGAGCTTCGGGCTTCTGGCCGGGTTCGTCCCCCGGGTCCGGGCCTTTATAGAACCAGTGCGCTGGATGTTGACCACCGTGCCCGGGGTGGTGATTGTCATTGTGTTCATGCTCTGGTTCGGCATGGGTGACACCATGGTGGTTGCCATTTCTGCGGCCATGGGGGCGCCGGTTATCTTTGTGAATCTGGCCGATGCCATGGGCCAAGTGGATACGGCGCTTCTGGAAATGGCCCGGGTCTACCGGTTCAGCCCTTGGACCCGGCTGACAAAAATTTATGCCATGGCAGCGGCAGGCCCGTTTTTTTCAGCCCTGGTCATTGCCGCCGGCACCATTGTCCGGGTGGCGGTGCTGGCCGAGGTGCTGGGGGCGGACCAGGGCATCGGCCACTGCATGTCCATTGCCCGGACCCGGATGGACACACCTGCCCTGTACGCCCTGGCATTGATCAGCATGTGCGTGGCCGGCGGAGCAGAGTTCTTTATCTTTCGCCCCCTGGAGCGGCGCATGACGGGCAGATGGGAATAAACGCGGACATGGCCCTGGAATAAAGAGATGGAATGGAGGGATGGAAAAGAGTATGAACACGGCGACGGGCGTAGAAAATTCTCCAGAGGCCGGGACGGGGCAGGCAGTGCCCCAAACACCCGTGCTTGCATTTGAAGATGTGACCATGACCTACGGCGGCCTGCGGGTGTTCGCCCACTTCAACCTGTGGCTTCTGCCCGGCCGGGTACTGGGTGTCCGGGGGCCCAGCGGATCCGGCAAATCCACCCTGTTGAAAATGGCGGCAGGCCTGATCCCTCCGGCCGAGGGCAGGGTAACCCTGCCCCGGGGCCCCATCGGATACGTATTTCAGGAACCCCGGCTCATTCCCTGGTACACCGCCCTTGAAAACATCTGCCTTGCCATGACCGCCTGCGGCCATCCCAAGGCGGCGGCCAGGGAAACTGCGGCCGGACTTCTTTCGGACATGGGCCTTGAATCCTTTGAAAACCATTATCCCCGCCAGCTGTCCGGGGGCATGAACCAACGGGTCTCCATTGCCCGGGCACTGGCTGTAAAGCCTGTCCTTCTGCTTCTGGATGAACCCTTCACCGGCCTTGACCCGGCCATGAAATCCCGGGTGCGGGACAACCTGAGCCGTGTGGTGTCCGATCAGGGAATCAGCGTCATGCATGTGACCCATGACACCCGTGAACTTTTGCCCCAGACCCGGGAGGTGGTCACTCTTGGACAGTGGCATGATCCCCGGCGCTTCGGGCCGACTCGTTATCTTGGTTAGCGGCAGCTAATCGGTGCAAGGGATAGTCCAGCTGTCTCCAGGACAGACGGATCGGGTTCAAAGGTTCCTGCTGTCCCCAATGCGCGGGCCACACTGATCATCAGTCGCCGGCACAGGTCAAGATTCTTTTTGAATTGGTTTATGACTTTTCAGTCTCCCAGATCCCGGCAGTTGAGTATTGGAATTGATTTTTCACTGTTTGGGGAATTTCCGGTGAGGTATGCTCAAAATTAGCCGAAAAGATTGCTATTTCAGCCCTTTTCTAATGAACTGAAGTTTCCTGATTTTTATCAGTCTATCGATTGTTTATAATGTAGGGTTTTAGCAGGGCTGAGTTTAATTTTTATAGGTTTTGCCATGCAAATAGCAAAACCCCATTTTATTCTCCCCCCACACAAACCCCTATCACAGACAAACAAGCTATAATTTCAAGACGATACACAAATCAGCTAAAAATAAAAGCAAAATAGAAATCAGGAAACTTTAGCTAATGAATTCGGTCCGATTTTATAATGTACTCTCTTTGGGATTGTTTTTATCTCAACGGCCTTTCTGACGCCGAAGCCCCAGCCGGGCACGGCCACAACATGTTGTGGCCGTGCCCGGCTGGGGCCATATTTCAAACTTAATTATCTTTGTCAAACGTTCGTCATACTTTGCTTGAGAAAAAGCGTCTTCCTATCCTACCATATCCGGGACAACCAGGAAATTGCCGAGATTGTCCTGAATGAAAGCATTTTGGAAGGAATGATTGCCAACGCAACACTGTCCCACGAAGATCGCTTAAGAACTTTCTACAAGGCCATGTTGTTTTCCAGCGGTATGCTGAAACAGGAGGGTTGGGTTAACATACCCATCAAGCTGACCAGCGAAGAGCTGGGCATGATCATCAATTCCAGCCGGGTCACCGTCAGCCGCATCCAGAACAAATGGATCAAAGCCGGACTATGCAGTAAGGAAGGATCACGTCTGCGACTTGATCAACATCTGTTTCACGGCATTTATGACTGGCGCGACTGCCGCAGCGAATGATTCGTTACAGTTTATCATTATCTCGTTAATACAGAGCGTTCCCCTTATGGGAAACGAAGAGAGTAAAAACCTTCAGTGCCAATTGATAAGCAGGGAGAAGCGAGTCTATAGACGGCGGTTACAGAGCATGTTGTTCTCCAGTCAAGACAAGTCTATTCAACAGGCTACCAGCAAAGGGTAAAACGAGCACCTCCCAGCGGGGAAGGTTCGGTCCAGACGGTCCCGCCGTGCAAGGAGATCACCTGCTTGACGATTGCCAGTCCCAGGCCATGTCCGCCGGTCTCTTTGGCCCGGCTACCATCCAACCTGACGAAAGGTTTGAAGATCCGTTCTCGATCAGCGCAGGGAATTCCCGGACCATCATCATCAATATGAATAAGACAACGCTCTTCCTGAAATTCCAGCCTGACAACGATCTTTCTTTTTGCATATTTATCGGCGTTGATTATTAAATTGCTGACCGCCCGGCCCAGGTAACGTGGAGCCACCAGTGCTCTGACCGATTCAGCTTGCTCAGCAATCAGACATGTAACCGTTGTTCGTGTTAGTGCGGCTGCCGTCTCTCTGATGGTTTCCAACAACCATGGGGCCAGGACCAACTGTTCCTGATGAAGTTTTGGCGCCTCCCGGTCAAAACGAGCATAGACCAAAAGCTCGGAAACCAGTTCGTCCAACTCATCGACATCGCGCCCAATATCGGCAATGTAATTTTGCCGTTCCAGTTCCTGTGTTGAGGATTGCGCCATTTCCAGGCCAAAACGAATGCGCGATATTGGGGTCCGAAGCTCGTGAGAAACGGCCCGGGTCAATTCTTTGTGCGACCCGATCAGTTGCTGTATTCGTCCGGCCATGTCGTTAAAAGTTCCAGCCAGCGGCGCCAGAGCCGAACGTTGGGGCAATTGCGCTCGAGCACTAAAGTCTCCCTGACCGAAAGCTTGAGCCGCATTACTGATTTTTCTCAATTTCGACCAAAATGGGCGTGCCCAAAGCATGGCCATCAGTCCAAAGAGCAGGGTAATCAGTGCCCAAGACAAAAGATGAACCTGTAGTGATATATCGAAATCCAGGATTGGCCCCATGGTGATAACCCGGTCTGTCCCCGGGATGATTCGATAAAACAGTGAACCGTTGTTTGTGACAACAATTAGATGACGATTTAACTGCTGACGTTCCGCCGCCGACAATACAAGATGATCGGCAGCGACCAGGCTAATCGGATAACCAAAATGATTGTGCAGTTGCTGCAAACGGAGTTCCTGCTGAGCGGGGGCAAGAGGCTGCAACTCCCTCAACAGCAAATGAAAGGTCCCCTGTGTCAAGTTACGCCAATAGACAAGGTATTCCTGCCGATAAAATTCCTGCATAGGCTTGCCTATCAGCAACGGCTGAGCATACTGCAACCCGATCATACTGATCATGATAAACAGAAAAAAAGAAAAAAATATCCGCTTCATCAGGACAGCCTCAACTGTTCAGGGCAAATAGGTATCCTTGCCCCCAAACCGTTTTTATCCGTTTGGGATGATCGGCATCATCTTCCAACTTTTTACGCAGATGTGAAATGGTCAAATCCACAGATCTGTCCAGCCCGTCATACTCGATTCCCCGCAGTTTTCGATAAATGGTGTCACGGTCCAAAATCCGTCCGGCATGACTGGCCAACAGCCACAACAGGTTAAACTCGTTAGTTGTCAAGAGAACAGGCTGCCGGTCAAGCTGAACACTTTGAGCAGCCCGGTTAATGCGTAATTTGCCAAAAACCAGTTCATCTATTGTTTCCGGGGGGCTATCGCTTCCTGCAGCCGTTTTTTCCCAACGGCGCAACAAGGCCCGGATACGGGCAAGCAGCACTCTTGGCAACACCGGTTTCTTGACATAATCGTCTGCACCCACTTCCAAGCCGGCCACCTGATCCATATCGTCTTCAAGAGCGGTCAGCATGAGAATCGGCCCTTCATATTCGGCCCTGACCTGCTGGCAGATGGTCAAGCC is drawn from uncultured Desulfobacter sp. and contains these coding sequences:
- a CDS encoding winged helix-turn-helix domain-containing protein, yielding MDFTKRILVVEDDQRLGDLISSYLIQQGFDIVLERRGDNAPARILGQRPDLVILDLLLPGLDGLTICQQVRAEYEGPILMLTALEDDMDQVAGLEVGADDYVKKPVLPRVLLARIRALLRRWEKTAAGSDSPPETIDELVFGKLRINRAAQSVQLDRQPVLLTTNEFNLLWLLASHAGRILDRDTIYRKLRGIEYDGLDRSVDLTISHLRKKLEDDADHPKRIKTVWGQGYLFALNS
- a CDS encoding ATP-binding cassette domain-containing protein, whose product is MNTATGVENSPEAGTGQAVPQTPVLAFEDVTMTYGGLRVFAHFNLWLLPGRVLGVRGPSGSGKSTLLKMAAGLIPPAEGRVTLPRGPIGYVFQEPRLIPWYTALENICLAMTACGHPKAAARETAAGLLSDMGLESFENHYPRQLSGGMNQRVSIARALAVKPVLLLLDEPFTGLDPAMKSRVRDNLSRVVSDQGISVMHVTHDTRELLPQTREVVTLGQWHDPRRFGPTRYLG
- a CDS encoding helix-turn-helix domain-containing protein, which produces MRKSVFLSYHIRDNQEIAEIVLNESILEGMIANATLSHEDRLRTFYKAMLFSSGMLKQEGWVNIPIKLTSEELGMIINSSRVTVSRIQNKWIKAGLCSKEGSRLRLDQHLFHGIYDWRDCRSE
- a CDS encoding ABC transporter permease subunit, which codes for MKKPRVTALLCTLLGIAALAFAWHLASQRFSGLVVPRPLETLGAGVHLLSDTDFLSRHLWISLERMSAALGAGIMIGGSFGLLAGFVPRVRAFIEPVRWMLTTVPGVVIVIVFMLWFGMGDTMVVAISAAMGAPVIFVNLADAMGQVDTALLEMARVYRFSPWTRLTKIYAMAAAGPFFSALVIAAGTIVRVAVLAEVLGADQGIGHCMSIARTRMDTPALYALALISMCVAGGAEFFIFRPLERRMTGRWE
- a CDS encoding ATP-binding protein, whose product is MKRIFFSFFLFIMISMIGLQYAQPLLIGKPMQEFYRQEYLVYWRNLTQGTFHLLLRELQPLAPAQQELRLQQLHNHFGYPISLVAADHLVLSAAERQQLNRHLIVVTNNGSLFYRIIPGTDRVITMGPILDFDISLQVHLLSWALITLLFGLMAMLWARPFWSKLRKISNAAQAFGQGDFSARAQLPQRSALAPLAGTFNDMAGRIQQLIGSHKELTRAVSHELRTPISRIRFGLEMAQSSTQELERQNYIADIGRDVDELDELVSELLVYARFDREAPKLHQEQLVLAPWLLETIRETAAALTRTTVTCLIAEQAESVRALVAPRYLGRAVSNLIINADKYAKRKIVVRLEFQEERCLIHIDDDGPGIPCADRERIFKPFVRLDGSRAKETGGHGLGLAIVKQVISLHGGTVWTEPSPLGGARFTLCW